In Bdellovibrio sp. ArHS, a genomic segment contains:
- a CDS encoding OsmC family protein, which produces MSENQKQKMTFDVRSEWLSHQESVSFCETPGKSATIKLDTNLSGTPDAFNPAELLMAAISACMIKGIERVAPMLKFSFRGIEVKLHGIRQDAPPRMESIEYEIIIDTDENDHRLELLHKNVKQYGTVFNTVTTGTSLFGKIVRKSAGSY; this is translated from the coding sequence ATGTCTGAAAATCAAAAACAAAAAATGACTTTTGATGTGCGTTCGGAATGGCTTAGCCATCAGGAAAGCGTTTCGTTTTGTGAAACACCAGGTAAATCTGCAACAATTAAACTCGATACAAATTTGAGCGGAACTCCGGATGCCTTCAATCCGGCGGAGCTTTTAATGGCCGCAATTTCAGCTTGCATGATCAAAGGAATCGAAAGAGTCGCTCCTATGCTGAAATTTTCGTTTCGGGGTATTGAAGTGAAGCTTCATGGCATAAGACAAGATGCTCCCCCCAGAATGGAATCCATTGAATATGAAATCATCATAGATACAGATGAAAACGATCATCGCCTTGAGCTGCTTCATAAAAATGTAAAACAGTACGGTACTGTCTTTAATACTGTAACAACAGGCACATCTCTATTCGGAAAAATAGTGAGAAAATCTGCCGGAAGCTACTAA
- a CDS encoding TIGR04255 family protein, protein MLNISSVTRRNFKRHFISNAFIELRFAPHIIDWNSLETEFKKISSQNLQLEVARKTISAELRFETKIESSGKTTHAPITNTKTDGLVAQNKENTFSIQVKNDRIIFSTQRYSGFVDLWEKIEHALSALTPLLKLDKFNWIGIRKINEIAVTNDASLGYTGAGMNKQIFTPINDGVFKPESVSLGYNRYELTEGNTRCIIDSTVRKSTDKSYLLKLDLDFNQKFDPLALSSVKAVASELNTRLFEVFVWSISDDVLKALEAE, encoded by the coding sequence ATGCTTAATATATCATCGGTAACTAGACGAAATTTTAAACGCCATTTTATTTCGAATGCTTTTATAGAGCTCCGATTTGCACCGCACATAATTGACTGGAACTCTCTTGAAACAGAGTTTAAAAAAATTTCCTCTCAAAACTTGCAGCTAGAAGTAGCAAGAAAAACAATTTCTGCCGAACTAAGATTTGAAACCAAGATAGAAAGTAGTGGTAAAACCACTCATGCGCCCATAACGAATACAAAAACTGACGGCTTGGTTGCGCAAAATAAAGAGAACACTTTTTCGATTCAAGTTAAGAACGACCGAATAATTTTTTCGACTCAGCGGTATTCGGGATTTGTTGACTTATGGGAAAAAATTGAACATGCACTTTCTGCATTAACGCCCTTGCTAAAGCTTGATAAGTTCAATTGGATCGGTATTCGAAAAATTAATGAGATTGCTGTCACAAATGACGCCAGCCTCGGCTATACAGGTGCCGGCATGAATAAGCAGATCTTTACTCCAATAAATGATGGAGTTTTTAAGCCTGAATCTGTCTCACTTGGATACAACCGATATGAGCTTACGGAAGGAAACACAAGGTGTATAATTGATTCTACGGTTAGGAAATCTACGGATAAAAGCTATTTACTTAAGCTTGATTTAGATTTTAATCAAAAATTTGACCCCCTTGCACTGTCCTCGGTTAAGGCGGTTGCTTCAGAACTAAATACTAGGTTGTTCGAAGTATTTGTGTGGTCAATCTCAGATGATGTACTGAAGGCTTTGGAGGCGGAATAA
- a CDS encoding DUF305 domain-containing protein: protein MTHHYWKLPRMLLLHFVVMFAVMYTMVYSISDVFINLNQFYMTMMMVLPMALFMPLLMPSMYPDKKANLIIYLSSVVGFAAFLWFMRDQSFVADRQFLKSMIPHHSGAILMCERAAISDSEIKDLCASITQGQKKEIDQMKQILQRLEAN, encoded by the coding sequence ATGACTCATCACTACTGGAAATTGCCCCGAATGCTTCTTCTGCACTTTGTTGTCATGTTCGCTGTTATGTATACCATGGTCTATTCGATCTCAGATGTTTTTATAAATCTGAATCAATTCTATATGACGATGATGATGGTGTTGCCGATGGCGCTATTTATGCCATTGCTGATGCCCTCGATGTATCCAGACAAAAAAGCCAACCTGATTATATATTTGTCGTCGGTTGTGGGTTTTGCCGCATTTCTCTGGTTCATGCGTGATCAATCTTTTGTCGCAGACCGACAGTTTTTGAAATCGATGATCCCCCACCACTCAGGTGCCATTCTGATGTGTGAAAGAGCCGCGATTTCTGATTCTGAGATTAAGGATCTTTGCGCATCCATAACGCAAGGACAGAAAAAAGAGATTGATCAAATGAAGCAGATTCTGCAGCGCTTAGAAGCGAACTAA
- a CDS encoding VOC family protein yields MSKIYACIWSNDKAAEMAKFYKSIFKGTKIGKTAYWGSNPMGVKEGSVLTMHLTLLGQKIMLLNGYTEMSFNESISFVVPCKTQREIDYYWKKLTSGGGKAVQCGWLIDKYGIRWQIAPAEFDKWNTSKNKKKKEAVMHAMWKMVKLDLKKLQEAYEKN; encoded by the coding sequence ATGAGCAAAATATACGCTTGCATATGGTCTAATGATAAAGCTGCAGAGATGGCAAAATTCTATAAATCGATCTTCAAAGGCACCAAGATTGGGAAGACCGCTTATTGGGGAAGTAACCCCATGGGGGTCAAAGAAGGTTCGGTGCTGACTATGCATCTCACATTATTGGGGCAAAAGATCATGCTCTTAAACGGATACACCGAAATGTCCTTTAATGAATCCATTTCATTTGTCGTTCCTTGTAAAACCCAACGGGAAATAGACTACTACTGGAAGAAACTCACCAGTGGGGGAGGCAAAGCTGTGCAATGTGGTTGGTTGATCGACAAATATGGCATTCGTTGGCAGATTGCTCCAGCGGAATTTGACAAGTGGAACACCAGCAAAAATAAGAAGAAGAAAGAGGCCGTCATGCACGCTATGTGGAAGATGGTCAAACTTGATCTGAAGAAGCTGCAAGAAGCCTACGAAAAAAACTAA
- a CDS encoding flavin reductase family protein codes for MRKMNLRKAFTLIEPGPVTLVTTSDGERNNIMTISWTMVVDFTPKFAITTGNWNFSYRALAKNRECVIAVPTIDLLDKVVGIGTCSGKDTDKFDKFGFTPVTGKYVDAPLIQECLANIECKVVDIIKKHDIVVLEGVAAYFDTSRKERRTLHAVGDGTFVVDGRKLDRKKEMRSKLIGIV; via the coding sequence ATGAGAAAAATGAATCTTCGCAAAGCCTTTACCTTGATTGAACCTGGCCCCGTGACTTTGGTGACCACCAGTGACGGCGAAAGAAATAATATCATGACGATTTCATGGACAATGGTTGTGGACTTTACACCCAAATTCGCCATCACAACGGGCAATTGGAATTTTTCCTATAGGGCTCTGGCAAAAAATCGCGAGTGCGTGATTGCAGTGCCCACAATTGATCTTCTGGATAAAGTCGTTGGCATCGGAACCTGTTCGGGCAAGGATACAGACAAGTTTGATAAGTTCGGATTCACACCCGTGACAGGAAAATATGTTGATGCTCCGCTCATCCAGGAATGCCTTGCCAACATTGAATGTAAGGTCGTGGACATCATAAAGAAGCACGACATTGTAGTGCTTGAAGGTGTCGCCGCCTACTTCGACACCTCAAGAAAGGAAAGACGCACCCTTCACGCCGTGGGCGACGGCACCTTCGTCGTTGATGGGAGAAAGCTTGATCGAAAGAAAGAGATGCGATCGAAGCTTATCGGGATTGTTTGA
- a CDS encoding 4-oxalocrotonate tautomerase family protein has product MPYVNVQIIKGATKEQKAQIIADITQSLVNVLGKKPEHTHIVIQEIAEEDWGFAGLPTDEWKKKKGSG; this is encoded by the coding sequence ATGCCCTACGTTAATGTTCAAATCATCAAAGGTGCCACCAAAGAACAAAAGGCACAAATTATCGCAGACATCACGCAGTCTTTGGTCAATGTTCTTGGCAAAAAGCCAGAACACACTCATATCGTTATTCAGGAAATCGCTGAAGAGGATTGGGGTTTTGCGGGACTGCCCACGGACGAGTGGAAAAAGAAAAAGGGGAGTGGATAA